The sequence below is a genomic window from Micromonospora aurantiaca ATCC 27029.
TAGGTGTGGCTCACCTCCTGCCGGGCGGCGAAGTAGCGGGTCAGCTTGTCGAACACCTCGCCCGACACGAGCGGGCGCGGGTCCTGTGCGACGGTCGTGACGGGTCTGTCTGCGGTGATGCTCAAGATTCCTCCTTGATCGCGAACGGGGATGAGCGCGTATCAGGCCGCCGTCGGGGCGGTGATGCGAGCGTTTGTCGTGCGGTGATGTAGAGGGGACGTCTCGGCCAGGCCGTCGCGGAGGTCCCCTCACCAGCGGCAGGCTGCGGTGCTTGCTCACCGCTGCTTGAGGATCGATCTTCGGAATGGGCCCCAGGCCACGAAGCGGTCGAACATCTCCTGCGGGCTCGGTCCGTCGTGTGGGTTGAGGTGGAACAGGTCGCGCATCGCCTCGAACATCAGCCCGCTGAGGTAGATCGAGAGCGCGGGGAGCGCCGATTCGTACTCCACTTTCAACAGCAGCCGGGCCTGCGGGCATGGCCACGGCTGACCGCATGCCCGGCATGCCCACGTCGGCCGCAGCGGGGTGTGCGGAGGTGTCGTTTCGGTTCTGTAGCGCGGCCGATCTGGCGTGGGGCCGGCGTCCGGCGTCTGCAGGTGCGACGACATCACCGACGGCTCCCAGGTGCTCGCACCTGCCATTCCTGGCGGGGTTGCTCGCTCGGGCCCGTTCGACGGCCAGAGCCGGCCCACGCTCGTAGATCCATGAGGAAGTACCTCTTTCCTTCGCCGTTGTCGGTAGGCGGTGGCGATGATTCGGTGGCCTGGTGCTGCCGTGGCTACGCGTCGCAGCTTGGGCGACCCCTGCTGCTGATCGCGCCTGCGACGGTGGAGGTTGGTGGCCGGCCGGTCAGGGTCCGACGGGGCCGCCGGCGTGGGTGGTGTGGCCGCGTTCGAGGATGAGGACGTACGAGAACAGGCCCGCCCGGCGGCCGGTCAGCCGTTCGTGCGCGGCGAGGACCTCGCCGATTTGCGGGTCGACCAGGAGCTGCGAGGTGGATCCGTCGGCGGTGACGGTGAACGTCAGGCCGGTGCAGCCGACGAGGTCGGTGCTTTGGCCGCGGTAGGTGATGCCGGGGATGTCGGCGATGACACGCAGGCTCGTCGCCCGCAGGTCCTGGTTGAGGTACTGGCTGCTCACGAGCGCGACGACACCGCTGATGAGCACCCGCGAATAGGCGAGGTCGGTGGCCAGTTCTCCGGGCGCTACCGCCCCGGCCAGCACGTCCGCGTCTTCCAGGAGTGCGTCGGGCAGGTATGGGTGCAAGCCGCCGGGCAGGTGCTCGTTCGTTTTCTTCGGTGCCTCGCCGGGTGTGGTGTCGATGGGGTCGGCGAGGGCGGTGAGCCGCTGCCACGGGGTCAATCCTGGCCCGGTGGCGCTGGGGTGCGTGGTGGCGGATCGGCTGCCGGCGACCGTGGGCGCGGTCGACGCGGGCCTCGGATGGCCGGGGGAGCTGGCGAAGCAGTCGGCGAGCAGGACGCTGCCGACCAGGTTCACCGCCAGGCGGGTGGGGACCGTCGAGGGGAGCATCACGGTGTCGGGGGTTCCTTCCTCGTGGTTAGCGGTAGGTGGCGGTGGCGAGGTCGCCGATGGCGGCGTCGACGGCGGTAGTGATGTCGCGGACGGGCCGGTGGTGTTGCTCGGCGATGGCGCGCAGCTGGGCGGCGACGGTGGTGGTGTCGTCGTGGAGATAGAGGTGACCGGTGAGGTTGAGGGCGACGACGAGTCCGGCGAGGGCGGCGGTGTGGTTGTCGGGTTGCTCGCGCCCGTCGGCGAGGTAGCGCAGGCGAGCGCGCGCGATGACGGGCCACCGCTGGTGGGTGGGCAGGTAGGTGTCGGCGCGGATCAGTCCGCCGAGTCGGCGGTGGCTGGTGTGGCGGAGGATCCCTGCGGCGTGCAGGCCGGCGCGGGTGCGTTCGTAGAGGTCGTCGGCGAACCCGCGCAGCCAGTGGCGCAGCGGTGGGGCGGGCCGGGTGTGGCGCAGGCTGGTGAGGGCGGCATCGGTAATGAGGTCGCCGACGGGCCGGTCGATGTGCAACCGAACCCGCTGCTCCCCAACCTGGCCGTGGCCGTCGAGGGTGGTGCGGCCGGTGAGGACGAGGTCGATGAGGACGGCGCCGGCGAGACCGAGGGCCAGGGCTTGGCGGTGGATGTGGGGTTGGCCGGTGTCGTCGTTGTGGGCCAGCAGGTACAGCTCGTCGCGCAGCGGCAGCCCGGGCACCGAAGCGGTCATCGCTGCCCCTGGATGAGGTCACGGAGCCGGGCGTGGGCGTCTGCGTAGGCGGGCTGCGGCTGGGGGAGGTGGGCCTTGTCGATGGCGGCGAGGACCGTGTAGTTGGGGTCGCAGACGTTGCCGATCGGCGCCCGGCCGGCTTGGGAGATGAGCTGGTAGGCGTCGAGGGTGTCCAGACGGCACAGGTCGGCGGTCCAGGTGGTGAGGTCCTGGTGGGCGATGCGGTAGGCGTCCTCGAGTGGTCGGGCGCAGCCGACGGACATGATCGCGGTGTCTGTTTCCAGCCGCGGCCACGCGGTGGGACGGCCGCCCT
It includes:
- a CDS encoding GOLPH3/VPS74 family protein — encoded protein: MTASVPGLPLRDELYLLAHNDDTGQPHIHRQALALGLAGAVLIDLVLTGRTTLDGHGQVGEQRVRLHIDRPVGDLITDAALTSLRHTRPAPPLRHWLRGFADDLYERTRAGLHAAGILRHTSHRRLGGLIRADTYLPTHQRWPVIARARLRYLADGREQPDNHTAALAGLVVALNLTGHLYLHDDTTTVAAQLRAIAEQHHRPVRDITTAVDAAIGDLATATYR